Proteins found in one Streptomyces sp. CB09001 genomic segment:
- a CDS encoding Hsp20/alpha crystallin family protein, with the protein MSSVLERLPGWPDLFGWVETGLPGAPVAPGLHGIRVEEHVTDDVYVLKAELPGIDPDKDVEIAVEDGLLTVRAERTEETKEKHRTEFRYGTFARSVRLPAGAQDDKATAEYEDGVLTITVPVPTPKAGTRTIPVRRT; encoded by the coding sequence ATGAGCAGCGTGCTGGAGCGGCTGCCGGGCTGGCCCGACCTGTTCGGCTGGGTCGAGACCGGACTTCCCGGAGCACCCGTCGCCCCCGGTCTGCACGGCATCCGGGTTGAGGAGCATGTAACGGACGACGTGTACGTCCTCAAGGCCGAGCTTCCGGGCATCGACCCCGACAAGGACGTCGAGATCGCCGTCGAGGACGGTCTGCTGACAGTGCGCGCCGAGCGCACGGAGGAGACCAAGGAGAAGCACCGCACCGAATTCCGCTACGGCACCTTCGCCCGTTCCGTCCGGCTTCCGGCCGGAGCACAGGACGACAAGGCGACTGCCGAGTACGAGGACGGTGTACTGACCATCACGGTCCCGGTTCCGACCCCGAAGGCGGGAACCCGGACCATTCCGGTGCGACGCACCTGA